The DNA sequence CAGTGAGTAGATCCTCAAGCTCTGGCAACCGGCAAGTGTCAGCGGATCGACTCCCAAAAAGGTCCATGGATCTGTTGGAGCTGGGTCTGACCAAGCCCAGGAACTGTCGCAGAATAGTTGTGCTTGGCTCACCCAGAGTGGGTAAAACCAACATCCTCCAGCGGTTCCTGGGGAAAGAATTTGTGGAGCAATATGAACCCACGACCGAGGACTTCCACAGGAAGCTGTTCCACATTGGAGGAGAGGCCTACCAGGTGGATCTGCTGGATGCGTCAAGTGAGAGGGACTTTCCTGCGAAACGGAGGTTATCCATACTGACAGGTGAGCCAGTAACAATCATTGAATTTGTATTGCATTGCTTTTAGTAGGTTATAATATATCATGGAGGTGGTGATTatgtaattaaataatttgtgtgctcttcctctccaggtgaTATCTTCCTGGTCGTCTTCAGTTTGGATGACAAAGACTCTTTCGGCGAAGCCTGCGAGCTGCTGAACGAAATCAAAGCTGCAAGGGCAAAAttgctgaaattaaaaaatccCGGAAGAGTGCCGGCAGTTGTGTGCGGGAATAAAGCAGACCTGGAGGCACAGACAGCCGTGAGCCGGTCGGAGGTGGCACGAATCCTCGGCGAAGAGGAGGTGCCGCTCTTCGAGACATCGGCCAAAGACGGCTCAGGACTGGAGCTCATGTTCCGAGCCCTCGCCACCTTGGGGGGGCTCCCCGACGAGACCGGTCCGTCGCGGCATCAGACCGTATCCATCCTCACCTACCAGTCGGTGTGCCTCGGCCACCAGCGGGGCCGGAGAGGGATCCGGACGCGGGGACTGGGTGCGCCCTGCGCCGCCGTGGACCCTCTGGCGCGCCGGCCGAGCTTCACCAGCGACCTGAGGCTGGTGCTTGGATCAAGcaccaaacacaacaaaccagagAAGTGTCAGATTCAATGAATTGTGAGCCTTCTCGAAACACCAATTGTAGTAGTATGCTGCAATGTCATATCATGTAAGGAGTTATACTCTTAAAGCACTTGGCTGGACCGGTGCgttcatattttgtatttgtaaccTATATACAATTGATAACTGTATTATTATATCCTTTAATAAAATGCACTATTTCTAATTGACATGTGTGTATTGTCGTCCCCTGTTCAACCACATCTATTTCATTCTGTCCATTTCTGAAACAGCTGATGGAGGCGGGTATCAGATTATGGTCACGAACGTGCAGGAAATCAATTGTTTTATAAGTGATGACGTAGAACTGCTCAGCTGACCATTTTCCTacgtgtgtgggagagagatgaCTCAAACACAGAAACCCTGAAACATCTCATTATATCAGATGCAGCAGAGAGATTGTTCACATTTCTGGGCGCCCACGAGGTTGTTGATGGCATCAAGGACCGAGGTGTGACAATGCCTACTAATTAGTGGCCTCACACACTCATGCCTCACCATGGTATTTGGAGGAAATGAAGAATCAGGAGCATCGTTTATTACAGAAGGGGGGAGGTGGgcgagaggggggagagagacaaatCAGCACCATGGAGAGAGCCCACTGGTTATTGAACTCCCACCACACTGATCTGCCAGTGAGCACAAATTCAGCACGTCCTATTAATAACACAGGAAAAACACCCATGGAGTGACAGTATAGGCTTCATTAACCCATCATTAAATGAGTCACTTCAATCAAGGCAGGAGGCATCATTTCCTCATGTTATCAGGTATcgtgaaaataaacatgtctgttGATTGCAgacaatatatttttgttgacgGGAACACGAATGGTTGCATTTGATTGAACAGATACTGAACATACTTATATACTTAACTTCAGAAGTGT is a window from the Hippoglossus hippoglossus isolate fHipHip1 chromosome 8, fHipHip1.pri, whole genome shotgun sequence genome containing:
- the rasd2 gene encoding LOW QUALITY PROTEIN: GTP-binding protein Rhes (The sequence of the model RefSeq protein was modified relative to this genomic sequence to represent the inferred CDS: deleted 1 base in 1 codon), encoding MNTIEKFYLPIDGILEMFSSLTEHHQSQCSPHSGLQHPKVSNLSKTGMRIIKTMKGHWRLQERRVAVSRSSSSGNRQVSADRLPKRSMDLLELGLTKPRNCRRIVVLGSPRVGKTNILQRFLGKEFVEQYEPTTEDFHRKLFHIGGEAYQVDLLDASSERDFPAKRRLSILTGDIFLVVFSLDDKDSFGEACELLNEIKAARAKLLKLKNPGRVPAVVCGNKADLEAQTAVSRSEVARILGEEEVPLFETSAKDGSGLELMFRALATLGGLPDETGPSRHQTVSILTYQSVCLGHQRGRRGIRTRGLGAPCAAVDPLARRPSFTSDLRLVLGSSTKHNKPEKCQIQ